A single genomic interval of uncultured Sphaerochaeta sp. harbors:
- a CDS encoding glutathione peroxidase gives MNVYDYSVQDREGKQVDLSEYKGKVLLIVNTATQCGFTPQYTELEKLYETYQGKGFEILDFPCNQFDGQAPEAIEEIHEICKLKYGTKFPQFGKVEVNGEDALPLYKYLKSKKGFAGFDMSHRIGPILDGKLREVDPEYEKDPSIKWNFTKFLVDRNGEVVTRFEPTHDLGDVAVSVEKLL, from the coding sequence ATGAACGTATATGATTACTCAGTACAAGACCGGGAAGGGAAACAGGTAGACCTTTCCGAGTATAAAGGCAAGGTACTCCTGATTGTGAACACTGCCACTCAGTGTGGTTTTACCCCTCAGTACACTGAGCTGGAGAAGCTCTATGAAACCTATCAGGGAAAGGGTTTTGAAATCCTGGACTTTCCCTGCAACCAGTTCGATGGACAAGCTCCCGAGGCTATCGAGGAGATCCACGAAATCTGCAAGCTCAAGTATGGAACCAAGTTCCCTCAGTTCGGAAAGGTAGAAGTCAACGGTGAAGATGCTCTTCCCTTGTACAAGTACCTGAAGAGCAAGAAGGGATTCGCAGGGTTCGACATGAGCCACAGGATTGGTCCTATTCTTGATGGAAAATTGCGTGAGGTTGACCCCGAGTATGAGAAGGATCCGTCGATCAAATGGAACTTTACCAAGTTCCTCGTCGACAGAAATGGGGAAGTGGTTACCCGCTTTGAGCCGACTCATGATCTTGGTGATGTAGCCGTTTCCGTCGAGAAACTTTTGTAA
- a CDS encoding carbohydrate ABC transporter permease, whose translation MNKRQGASIAKYVFLIIICLFSVFPFYFMVVGATNKSVDIIKGKLFFGTFLFENIKTLATNVRLGNAFWNSLRNALANTAAALLVCSLAGYGFQIYRDKGKDTLMGLLLLSMMVPFAALMVPLFRMFSQAKLLDTTMGFILPTISTAFLIFFFRQSSESFPIETVQAARVDGLGEFGIFFRIYVPIMAPTFAAAAIVTFMNAWNNYLWPLIIMQSQDSQTMPLLITGLTAGYTTDYGILMLSVTITTLPTLILFFTQQRRFVEGVLGSVK comes from the coding sequence ATGAACAAGCGACAAGGAGCGTCCATAGCAAAATATGTATTTCTGATTATCATCTGCCTGTTCTCTGTATTTCCGTTCTACTTCATGGTGGTCGGTGCAACCAACAAGAGTGTGGACATCATCAAAGGTAAGCTTTTCTTCGGGACCTTCCTGTTTGAGAACATCAAGACCCTCGCTACGAACGTGCGACTGGGAAATGCATTTTGGAACTCACTACGTAATGCCTTGGCCAATACGGCAGCCGCCCTTCTGGTCTGCAGCCTCGCTGGGTATGGATTCCAGATCTATCGGGACAAGGGAAAGGATACCCTGATGGGGTTGCTTCTGCTCTCCATGATGGTTCCCTTCGCTGCCCTCATGGTCCCCCTCTTCAGGATGTTCAGCCAGGCCAAATTGCTTGATACGACCATGGGATTCATTCTTCCAACGATCTCTACCGCCTTCCTGATTTTCTTCTTCCGCCAGAGCAGCGAATCCTTTCCCATTGAGACTGTGCAGGCTGCCCGGGTGGACGGGCTGGGGGAGTTTGGCATCTTTTTCAGGATCTATGTGCCCATTATGGCTCCCACCTTTGCAGCAGCTGCTATTGTTACATTCATGAATGCATGGAATAATTACCTATGGCCTCTGATCATCATGCAGAGTCAGGATAGTCAGACCATGCCTCTCCTGATCACCGGCCTGACCGCAGGGTATACTACCGATTATGGTATTCTGATGCTCTCTGTCACCATCACAACCCTGCCGACCTTGATCCTCTTCTTTACCCAACAGAGACGGTTTGTTGAAGGGGTGCTCGGCTCGGTCAAATAA
- a CDS encoding glycoside hydrolase family 2 TIM barrel-domain containing protein, whose product MDTLFLHHKAWQQPSITSVNRLPINSLPPSFSSVEDAMHWAKEGPEGWDQRESPYQVRLNGTWSFRYYDTPLQVDDSVIQKDCDLDFDPIRVPGAWSVQGWDKPHYTNVIMPFKNTPPFPPEQNPTGVYRKQFIIDDEWMNRKTILKVGSAESYLEVYLNGSFVGMSKDSRLPSSFDLTPVLEKGENTLVLIVVRYSDASYVEDQDQWWFGGIHRTVVLISEGSNALEDVKVTPTLDDDFSKARIHIKAPYAGGDGQVLLASLYDPDGALIISRHVTGSTGSYETTFEVDHPHLWSSENPVLYCLSFSLDAEREHRSCMVGLRKVEIARRALLINGKRVFIKGVNRHEHDERSAKTLSTSSMVRDIKLMKQYNFNAVRTCHYPDDEIWYALCDKYGLYVMDEANIETHANYDSICRDEAWASCFLDRVQRMVRRDYNHPSVIIWSLGNESGHGNNHDSCAGWIRYYDKNRPIHYEGANRDEWGQGPHSLSSLKRGRFTTDIIAPMYPPISLIEEWDHTTEPDKDDRPLIMCEYSHAMGNSNGSLGDYWRVIKKSRGIQGGFIWDWVDQGILVDEEGKPVGFSSQGYRNKDGIKAWRYGGDFGDQPTDYDFCLNGLLLPDRTLKPAMAECLKVQQSIQITSEHPSSGTFTLINEQDFTNTEHLSIRYRLVSEADPKALEGTLSLPAVDPGCSQDFTVPEVLGGEGRSMMRYGETFLLFEIFLKEHTSYADAGHVVAWQQFKLCEARKKAFPIPEASLAKTPKGSFLVETEAYRAKIGEDGLLHSLAFAGQKELLASPLRVNLFRCPTENDGIKTLQSNTDEPEYEFYHDNKAFGPWFKHKLNQVCMILEDIHQEEGQLCTQHRLENPDKEVFGTFIQHWVFSSDKLHYQCTFDLNDTVGEYPRVGLACDLERRWSACRYFGLGPQENYPDRKDGAIMGEYHATVDELFVPYIVPQDHGVHTALRRLDLYDGNTGSVQFSSDSPFSFAFHRYTTDELWKKLHADKLEQSKLHHLYLDAAVRGVGTATCGPDTLQQYRIPSGIYRLSFTLSSSR is encoded by the coding sequence ATGGATACGTTGTTTCTCCATCACAAAGCTTGGCAACAGCCGTCGATCACCTCGGTCAATCGGCTTCCGATCAACAGTCTGCCCCCATCTTTTTCGTCCGTAGAAGATGCAATGCATTGGGCGAAAGAAGGACCTGAAGGGTGGGACCAGAGGGAATCCCCTTACCAGGTCAGGCTGAATGGAACTTGGTCTTTCAGGTATTATGATACTCCTCTTCAAGTAGATGATTCGGTAATCCAGAAGGATTGTGATCTTGACTTTGATCCCATCAGGGTCCCCGGTGCGTGGAGTGTGCAAGGGTGGGACAAGCCACACTATACCAATGTGATCATGCCATTCAAGAACACCCCTCCATTTCCTCCAGAGCAAAATCCTACCGGGGTGTACAGAAAACAGTTCATCATCGACGACGAATGGATGAACAGAAAGACCATTCTCAAGGTTGGTAGTGCTGAGAGCTATCTGGAAGTGTATCTCAATGGCTCGTTTGTCGGAATGAGCAAGGATTCCAGGCTCCCTTCTTCCTTTGACCTTACCCCTGTTCTGGAGAAAGGGGAGAATACCCTTGTCCTGATCGTGGTTCGCTATAGTGATGCCTCCTATGTGGAAGACCAGGACCAGTGGTGGTTTGGCGGTATCCATCGCACAGTTGTCCTGATCAGTGAGGGAAGCAATGCCCTAGAGGATGTGAAGGTTACTCCCACCCTTGATGATGATTTTTCCAAAGCCCGCATCCACATCAAAGCACCCTATGCTGGAGGGGACGGGCAGGTGCTGCTTGCTAGTCTCTACGACCCAGATGGGGCCTTGATCATATCTCGCCATGTAACGGGTAGTACGGGATCCTATGAAACCACCTTTGAGGTGGATCATCCCCATCTGTGGAGCAGTGAGAATCCGGTACTCTACTGCCTCAGTTTCTCCTTGGATGCAGAGAGGGAGCATCGCTCTTGCATGGTAGGGCTGAGAAAGGTGGAAATTGCACGTAGAGCTCTCCTGATAAACGGGAAGCGGGTCTTTATCAAGGGTGTAAACCGGCATGAGCATGATGAACGGTCAGCAAAGACATTGAGTACAAGCAGCATGGTGCGGGATATCAAGCTGATGAAACAGTACAACTTCAATGCAGTGAGAACCTGTCACTATCCGGATGATGAAATCTGGTACGCGCTTTGTGATAAATACGGTCTGTATGTAATGGATGAAGCGAATATCGAGACCCACGCAAACTACGACAGCATCTGTCGTGACGAAGCGTGGGCATCCTGCTTTCTGGATCGGGTACAGAGGATGGTCCGTCGTGACTACAACCATCCTTCTGTCATTATCTGGTCCCTCGGAAATGAGAGTGGACATGGGAACAACCATGACTCGTGCGCTGGTTGGATACGGTACTACGACAAGAACCGTCCCATACACTACGAAGGAGCAAACCGCGACGAGTGGGGGCAGGGACCCCATTCCCTTTCCAGCTTAAAGCGGGGAAGGTTTACCACCGACATCATCGCCCCAATGTATCCCCCCATCTCCCTGATCGAGGAATGGGATCATACCACTGAGCCTGACAAGGATGACCGCCCCTTGATCATGTGTGAATACAGCCATGCGATGGGAAACTCCAATGGAAGCCTGGGCGACTACTGGAGGGTTATCAAGAAAAGTCGTGGGATACAAGGTGGATTCATCTGGGATTGGGTCGACCAAGGAATTCTGGTGGATGAAGAAGGAAAGCCTGTGGGTTTCTCTTCTCAGGGTTATAGGAACAAGGATGGAATAAAAGCGTGGCGCTATGGTGGGGATTTTGGTGATCAACCTACTGATTACGATTTCTGCCTCAACGGCCTGTTGCTCCCCGACCGTACTCTCAAGCCTGCGATGGCTGAATGCCTCAAGGTACAGCAGTCCATTCAGATAACCAGTGAGCATCCATCGAGCGGAACATTCACCCTAATCAATGAGCAGGATTTCACCAACACGGAGCATCTTTCCATCCGTTACCGCCTGGTCAGCGAGGCTGACCCCAAGGCATTGGAGGGGACGCTCTCCCTTCCTGCTGTGGATCCCGGTTGCAGTCAGGACTTTACCGTACCTGAGGTACTGGGTGGAGAAGGGCGCTCCATGATGCGCTATGGAGAGACCTTCTTGCTCTTTGAAATCTTCCTCAAGGAACATACCTCCTATGCAGATGCTGGACATGTAGTGGCTTGGCAACAGTTCAAGCTCTGTGAGGCTCGCAAAAAGGCTTTCCCGATTCCCGAGGCTTCCTTGGCAAAAACCCCGAAGGGATCATTCCTGGTGGAGACAGAGGCTTATCGAGCGAAGATCGGGGAGGATGGCCTTTTGCATAGCCTTGCCTTTGCCGGTCAGAAAGAGTTGCTTGCGAGCCCCCTCAGGGTAAATCTGTTCCGCTGTCCAACCGAGAATGACGGTATCAAGACACTGCAGTCCAATACCGATGAGCCGGAGTATGAGTTCTACCACGACAATAAGGCCTTCGGTCCTTGGTTCAAGCATAAGCTGAACCAGGTATGCATGATCTTGGAGGACATCCATCAGGAGGAAGGGCAACTCTGCACGCAACATCGATTGGAGAACCCGGACAAGGAGGTCTTTGGTACCTTCATCCAGCACTGGGTCTTCTCTTCTGATAAGCTGCACTATCAGTGTACATTCGACCTGAATGACACTGTGGGGGAATACCCAAGGGTGGGACTTGCCTGTGATCTTGAACGGAGGTGGTCTGCATGTCGTTATTTTGGGTTGGGTCCACAAGAGAACTACCCCGACCGAAAGGATGGGGCGATCATGGGAGAGTACCACGCGACAGTAGACGAGCTCTTTGTTCCTTACATTGTTCCCCAGGATCATGGGGTGCATACAGCTCTCAGGCGCCTGGACCTCTATGATGGCAACACGGGGAGCGTACAGTTCAGTAGTGACTCTCCCTTCTCCTTTGCCTTCCACAGGTATACCACTGATGAGTTATGGAAAAAGCTTCATGCGGACAAGCTGGAGCAGAGCAAATTACATCATCTGTATCTGGATGCAGCGGTAAGGGGAGTCGGGACTGCAACCTGCGGTCCTGATACACTTCAGCAGTATCGCATTCCCAGTGGTATCTATCGCCTCTCATTCACCCTCAGCAGCAGTCGCTGA
- a CDS encoding response regulator transcription factor — protein sequence MIRILLVDDQPLFVQSLRMSLESYVDDFQVIGIAKNGTSAIQMALEEVPDVILMDVHLPDINGVEATREILKQNPSIKVVMLSTYDEDEYVREALRIGSAGYLLKDISPTELIAAIRALQSGLVQISPKIAAKLINTMYDGTSPKIPEVSGSFEWFDTLTSREKEIFGLIATGYDNQQIADRLFLAEQTVRNNISSIYSKLEVKDRFEIIRLANTIHYH from the coding sequence ATGATTCGAATTCTGTTGGTTGATGACCAGCCACTCTTCGTTCAGAGCTTGAGAATGAGCTTGGAGAGCTATGTGGACGATTTCCAGGTAATAGGAATCGCGAAGAATGGAACCAGCGCCATACAGATGGCCCTGGAGGAAGTACCTGATGTAATACTGATGGATGTCCATCTTCCTGATATCAACGGGGTGGAAGCCACCCGGGAAATCCTCAAGCAAAACCCTTCTATCAAGGTGGTCATGCTCTCCACCTATGATGAGGATGAGTATGTGAGGGAAGCACTGCGAATTGGGTCAGCCGGGTATCTCCTGAAGGATATATCACCTACTGAATTGATAGCTGCCATCAGGGCGTTGCAATCAGGACTGGTACAGATTTCCCCAAAGATCGCAGCCAAGTTGATCAATACCATGTACGATGGAACCAGCCCGAAAATTCCTGAGGTATCCGGCAGTTTTGAATGGTTCGATACCCTTACATCACGTGAGAAAGAGATCTTCGGCCTCATCGCCACCGGCTATGACAACCAACAGATAGCAGACCGACTTTTTCTTGCGGAGCAGACGGTACGTAACAATATCAGCTCCATATATTCAAAATTGGAGGTGAAAGATCGCTTTGAGATCATACGCCTGGCCAATACCATTCACTATCACTAG
- a CDS encoding extracellular solute-binding protein, producing the protein MKKMLYVLLVLVLGSTMLFAGGAGEKEAEVVDPNAPITLTVWCWDPMFNIYAMEEAAKIYKDIKPNVTINVVETPWNDLQQKLITSLSANATENLPDIILMQDNAIQKNVMTYPEAFVPLNGKIDLSQFAQFKVDVGTIDGNHYGVPFDNGATGTFLRRDIVEKAGLKVSDFNDITWERFIELGKIVKQKTGVAMISTVANEPDFPMLMLQSAGTWMFNEDGSAYIKDNPVLKEALRITKEMVESGVCLLVPDWNAYIATLNNGTVASTINGCWISGSIQAEESQKGLWAVANTPRFANISSSVNYSSQGGSGWMVMANSKHPDVAIDFLAKTFGGSVELYETILPTSGAIATWLPAAESPVYATPIEFFGGQKIYEDLVGFAGKVPNVKYGVFNYEARDAIARALSEVMQGTDIDAALGTAQKNVEFLMSE; encoded by the coding sequence ATGAAGAAAATGTTGTATGTGCTATTGGTTCTGGTGCTGGGATCAACCATGCTATTCGCCGGTGGTGCTGGAGAGAAAGAAGCTGAGGTTGTAGACCCAAATGCCCCAATCACCCTGACGGTATGGTGCTGGGATCCGATGTTCAATATCTATGCCATGGAGGAGGCGGCAAAGATTTACAAGGACATCAAGCCAAATGTAACCATCAATGTGGTTGAGACACCCTGGAATGACCTGCAGCAGAAGTTGATCACCAGTCTCAGTGCCAATGCCACCGAGAATCTTCCGGACATCATCCTGATGCAGGATAACGCAATCCAGAAGAACGTGATGACCTATCCTGAAGCCTTTGTACCTCTCAATGGTAAGATTGACCTTAGCCAGTTTGCCCAGTTCAAGGTTGATGTTGGTACCATTGATGGTAACCACTATGGAGTTCCCTTTGACAACGGAGCAACCGGTACATTCCTCAGAAGGGACATCGTTGAGAAAGCCGGTCTCAAAGTAAGTGATTTCAACGACATAACCTGGGAACGCTTCATCGAGCTAGGCAAGATTGTCAAGCAGAAGACCGGTGTAGCTATGATCAGCACGGTGGCCAATGAGCCCGATTTCCCCATGTTGATGCTGCAAAGTGCAGGCACGTGGATGTTCAATGAGGATGGAAGTGCCTACATCAAGGACAATCCTGTCCTCAAGGAAGCACTCCGTATTACCAAGGAGATGGTAGAGAGTGGTGTTTGTCTGCTTGTGCCAGATTGGAATGCCTATATTGCAACGCTGAACAACGGAACAGTTGCTTCCACCATCAACGGCTGCTGGATCAGTGGATCCATCCAGGCCGAGGAGTCCCAGAAGGGCCTGTGGGCTGTTGCAAATACTCCCAGGTTTGCAAATATCAGCAGTTCTGTGAACTACTCCAGCCAGGGTGGTTCAGGTTGGATGGTCATGGCAAACTCCAAGCATCCTGATGTTGCCATCGATTTCCTGGCAAAGACTTTTGGTGGAAGCGTCGAACTGTATGAGACCATTCTGCCAACCAGTGGAGCAATTGCAACTTGGCTTCCCGCCGCAGAAAGCCCGGTTTATGCGACCCCCATTGAGTTCTTTGGTGGTCAGAAGATCTATGAGGACCTGGTAGGTTTTGCTGGCAAGGTTCCAAACGTCAAGTACGGTGTTTTCAACTATGAAGCCCGAGATGCCATCGCCCGTGCATTGAGCGAAGTAATGCAGGGAACGGACATTGATGCAGCGCTTGGGACTGCACAGAAGAATGTCGAATTCCTGATGAGCGAGTAG
- a CDS encoding sensor histidine kinase → MVESEQSRRTTPFERALYGYAGFLLALGLVEFLLTYGFNSGESTRAFEFYRTFFVFFAFYCFCIFLLTQSRNLLAILLLIFLSLTALWVIGYSLNDFLTIRLSLFLAFQSVLLVCCSFPISLILCPILSTTGVALLQLPRLLGENELNLALRNAEIPELWAFFSISLGASLLQVVLTQYRQLYLKAQEQITILNTTITKLTVFSQSLQSYARTAEIEAAKKERFRISREIHDISGYMFTNIIAMMDAIVSTGCRNSEKTSEMCSAARSQAQEGLTETRKALHLLRTNEQDRETGIKAIYKIKKIFEGTTGVTVDIEAGNLPASFGDEIDLVLYRVVQEGLTNALRHGHATQVRMLFWIIRDQVQVIILDNGSGAKKIVKGIGLAGMEERISKLGGTVHAENAPEGGFQLTVTIPLQKEHTHDSNSVG, encoded by the coding sequence ATGGTTGAAAGTGAGCAATCCAGAAGAACGACACCCTTTGAGCGTGCCCTGTATGGTTACGCAGGATTCCTTCTTGCCCTCGGTCTTGTAGAGTTTCTCCTTACCTATGGATTCAACAGTGGAGAGAGTACCCGAGCGTTTGAGTTCTATCGCACATTTTTTGTCTTCTTCGCTTTCTACTGTTTTTGTATCTTCCTGCTTACCCAATCGCGCAATCTTCTGGCAATTCTTCTGCTGATTTTTCTCTCCCTTACCGCCCTATGGGTTATTGGATACTCATTAAACGATTTTCTCACCATTCGTCTCTCACTCTTCCTGGCTTTCCAGAGTGTACTACTTGTCTGTTGCTCCTTCCCTATTAGTCTGATTCTCTGCCCAATACTTTCCACCACTGGAGTAGCTTTGTTGCAACTGCCAAGGCTGCTTGGGGAGAATGAACTGAATCTTGCTCTCAGAAATGCAGAAATCCCTGAACTCTGGGCATTCTTTTCCATATCCTTGGGCGCTTCACTCTTACAGGTTGTCCTTACTCAGTACCGACAGCTTTATTTGAAAGCCCAAGAGCAGATTACCATCCTAAATACCACCATCACCAAGCTCACCGTTTTCAGCCAGAGCCTGCAATCATACGCAAGGACTGCGGAGATTGAGGCCGCAAAAAAGGAGCGTTTTCGTATCAGTCGGGAAATCCATGACATCAGTGGGTATATGTTCACCAATATCATTGCAATGATGGATGCCATTGTCTCAACTGGATGTAGAAACAGCGAAAAAACCAGTGAGATGTGCTCAGCTGCACGCAGCCAAGCACAAGAAGGATTGACAGAAACCAGGAAGGCTCTACACTTGCTCAGGACCAATGAACAGGATCGGGAGACTGGAATTAAGGCAATCTACAAGATCAAGAAGATTTTTGAAGGAACCACCGGGGTTACCGTGGATATTGAGGCGGGGAATTTGCCTGCCTCCTTCGGTGATGAGATCGATCTGGTCTTGTATAGAGTGGTACAAGAAGGACTGACCAACGCCCTGCGGCATGGACATGCGACGCAGGTCAGGATGCTCTTCTGGATTATCAGAGACCAGGTACAAGTCATCATCCTGGACAATGGTAGTGGAGCAAAGAAAATTGTCAAAGGTATTGGACTTGCCGGCATGGAGGAGCGAATCAGCAAGCTCGGCGGTACAGTCCATGCAGAGAATGCCCCGGAGGGAGGCTTCCAACTAACCGTTACCATCCCACTGCAAAAGGAGCACACACATGATTCGAATTCTGTTGGTTGA
- the nagZ gene encoding beta-N-acetylhexosaminidase yields MDLELSLACRIGQHLMCGLPGYTLDDAFREAVRKYKISNVILFSRNIRDKEQLFALCADIQELVQAECGVPALIGIDQEGGMVSRLSSDCTIVPSAMAIGATGDERCALRAGILTGRELSALGVNVDFAPSLDMNSNPLNPVIGVRSYGDDPDVVSRFARSMVDGIQSQGVMAVGKHFPGHGDTHQDSHLVLPAVGGELSDLQNHILPFSEAVRGGIQGIMSSHILFPDIEKEHVPATMSPFFMTELLKNTLGFKGLVFSDCMEMFAIAKHFGTVEGTVAAIKAGVDVVLISHTISLGIAAAKAIGQALEDGSLSRELFDASTEKILLAKEMLLEAERKPLSVVGSAMHKKENQRLYAQSLTLVQDAPFELGDNPFFVGVPCFQATVVSSEEHEVVFAPDMARLVGGTSLVVSENPDESEIHRVLSGARGCSSVVVGTYNGHQYPGQIALANALAKDHPVLTVALRNPYDLAELDVRIRSIAAYAYNRDTILALARLLKKEISATGILPVQLVRT; encoded by the coding sequence ATGGACTTAGAACTCTCATTGGCGTGCAGGATTGGCCAACACTTGATGTGTGGTCTGCCTGGCTACACCCTGGACGATGCATTTAGGGAAGCTGTAAGGAAGTACAAGATTTCCAATGTCATCCTGTTTTCCAGGAATATCAGGGACAAGGAGCAACTGTTTGCACTCTGTGCTGATATACAGGAGTTGGTGCAAGCAGAGTGTGGTGTCCCAGCCCTGATCGGTATCGACCAGGAGGGAGGTATGGTCAGTCGTCTCTCCAGTGATTGTACGATAGTCCCCTCTGCCATGGCCATTGGGGCTACCGGTGATGAGCGTTGTGCCCTACGGGCAGGTATTCTTACAGGGCGGGAACTCTCTGCTTTGGGCGTCAATGTGGACTTTGCTCCTTCCCTGGATATGAACAGCAATCCACTTAACCCTGTCATAGGGGTACGCAGTTATGGTGATGATCCCGATGTGGTTTCGCGTTTTGCCCGATCCATGGTTGATGGTATCCAAAGCCAAGGGGTGATGGCTGTTGGGAAACACTTTCCCGGGCATGGGGATACACACCAGGACTCCCATCTGGTACTTCCTGCCGTAGGTGGAGAACTTTCAGACCTTCAGAACCATATCCTGCCCTTCAGTGAGGCAGTGAGGGGAGGGATCCAGGGTATCATGAGCAGCCATATTCTGTTCCCCGATATCGAGAAAGAGCATGTTCCAGCAACCATGAGTCCCTTCTTCATGACTGAATTACTCAAGAATACCTTGGGTTTCAAGGGTCTGGTGTTCAGTGACTGCATGGAGATGTTTGCAATAGCAAAGCACTTTGGCACAGTTGAGGGTACCGTTGCAGCAATAAAGGCAGGGGTGGACGTTGTCCTGATCAGTCACACAATAAGCCTTGGCATTGCTGCAGCCAAAGCAATCGGTCAAGCACTGGAAGATGGAAGTCTTTCTCGCGAATTGTTTGATGCATCAACAGAGAAGATTCTTCTCGCTAAGGAAATGCTTCTGGAAGCAGAAAGAAAGCCTCTCTCTGTGGTGGGCAGTGCTATGCATAAGAAGGAAAACCAAAGGTTGTATGCCCAAAGTCTAACTTTGGTACAGGATGCACCCTTTGAACTGGGAGACAATCCCTTCTTCGTTGGAGTCCCTTGTTTTCAGGCAACAGTAGTGTCCAGTGAGGAGCATGAGGTGGTATTCGCCCCTGATATGGCCCGCCTTGTAGGGGGTACTTCACTCGTTGTCAGTGAAAATCCTGATGAGAGTGAAATCCATAGGGTGCTTTCTGGAGCAAGAGGTTGCTCCTCTGTAGTGGTAGGAACCTACAACGGTCATCAGTATCCAGGACAGATTGCATTGGCCAATGCACTGGCTAAGGACCATCCGGTCCTCACTGTTGCCCTTCGCAATCCCTATGATCTTGCCGAGCTGGATGTACGTATCAGGAGTATTGCTGCGTATGCATATAATCGGGATACGATACTTGCGCTGGCTCGGTTGCTAAAAAAGGAGATCTCGGCAACGGGGATTCTGCCAGTACAGTTGGTTAGGACCTAA
- a CDS encoding sugar ABC transporter permease, with protein MVKSNLTRKINLYGWLFVIPAALFIFILNFYPMISAFLLSLQSGRGNNLKFAGLKNYARLFEDEMFLTSVGNVVTYLVIQVPIMLLFALVLATMLNDPKLKGRGIFRTMIFLPCATSLVSSAMIFKSLFSIDGIMNAALVGIGMLSEPISWLTHPVWAKFVIILTITWRWTGYNTVFYLAGLQNINRNVYEAARIDGASASRQFFSITIPLLKPVILLTTIMSTNGTLQLFDEVRTLTNGGPGIATLSISQYIYNLSFMYNPQFGYAAAVSYAILVMVAVLSFVQIKVGGRR; from the coding sequence ATGGTAAAAAGTAATCTGACACGAAAAATCAACCTGTACGGCTGGTTGTTTGTCATTCCTGCAGCACTATTCATCTTTATCCTAAACTTCTATCCAATGATCAGTGCGTTCCTGCTCTCGTTGCAATCAGGAAGGGGCAATAACCTGAAATTTGCAGGATTGAAGAACTACGCTCGACTGTTTGAGGATGAGATGTTTCTCACCTCAGTGGGAAACGTTGTCACCTATCTTGTGATCCAAGTCCCCATTATGCTGTTGTTCGCATTGGTCCTGGCCACCATGCTGAACGATCCAAAGCTTAAAGGCAGGGGAATTTTCAGGACCATGATTTTTCTGCCGTGTGCGACCAGTCTGGTTTCCTCGGCCATGATCTTCAAATCATTGTTCTCCATTGATGGAATCATGAATGCAGCCCTGGTTGGCATTGGCATGCTTTCTGAGCCGATCAGCTGGCTTACCCATCCCGTCTGGGCGAAATTTGTCATCATCCTTACCATTACCTGGAGATGGACCGGGTATAATACCGTGTTCTATCTTGCGGGACTCCAGAATATCAACCGGAACGTATATGAGGCAGCCCGCATCGACGGAGCCTCAGCGAGCAGGCAATTCTTCTCCATAACCATCCCACTGCTCAAGCCGGTGATTCTCTTGACTACCATCATGTCTACCAATGGGACATTACAGCTCTTCGATGAGGTGCGTACCCTAACCAACGGAGGTCCAGGGATTGCAACCCTCTCGATCAGCCAATACATCTATAACCTGTCGTTTATGTACAACCCGCAATTTGGGTATGCGGCGGCAGTATCTTATGCAATCCTGGTGATGGTTGCCGTGCTCTCCTTCGTCCAAATCAAAGTGGGAGGTAGGCGATGA